Proteins encoded in a region of the Dendropsophus ebraccatus isolate aDenEbr1 chromosome 11, aDenEbr1.pat, whole genome shotgun sequence genome:
- the LOC138767363 gene encoding olfactory receptor class A-like protein 1, with protein sequence MDPYLLLKAIGFFLLVIIGIPGNMFIIIQFVLVKIIEKKLLPTNIILTMLATANLLVIFSRIIFQLLNAIGLEDLLDESECKFMIFTYRVSRAMSIGITSLLSCHQCILLAPSTKVWSYLKQKVSQNAMTIIIILCVLLISMYSYTILISHARKNTTSSPYTLHLIYCDADFVTYTSYTVNGTFYLLRDLILVTLMILSSIYIVYTLLQHERNVRGIRSSDRGQKSSAEYKASRAVILLVALYVILFGLDNSMWVYMLTLSYVNPNMNEIRVFLTSSYASLSPILIIITNPKLKNKLKYSYAKKTLPKNATNNGLVFSISKSDNKDTIR encoded by the coding sequence ATGGATCCTTATCTTCTCCTAAAAGCAATTGGGtttttcctacttgtaatcaTTGGGATTCCAGGAAATATGTTCATTATTATACAATTTGTCTTAGTCAAAATCATTGAAAAAAAGCTTCTTCCAACCAATATAATACTGACCATGTTGGCAACAGCCAATCTTCTGGTCATTTTTTCGAGAATCATCTTCCAGCTCCTGAACGCTATAGGTCTAGAGGATTTACTTGATGAGTCTGAATGTAAATTTATGATATTTACATACAGAGTGAGTAGAGCTATGTCCATTGGTATCACCAGTCTACTAAGTTGTCACCAGTGCATTCTCCTTGCCCCATCAACTAAAGTGTGGAGCTACCTGAAACAGAAGGTCTCACAAAATGCCatgaccatcatcatcattctcTGTGTTCTCCTTATTTCAATGTATTCTTACACTATTCTTATATCACATGCCAGGAAAAACACaacatcctccccatacactctgCACTTGATATATTGTGATGCTGACTTTGtaacctatacatcatacactgtCAATGGAACTTTTTATTTGCTTCGGGATTTAATTTTGGTAACACTGATGATACTTTCGAGCATTTACATAGTATACACCTTGCTCCAACATGAGAGAAATGTAAGAGGAATCAGGAGTTCAGACAGAGGTCAGAAAAGTTCAGCTGAGTACAAAGCCTCCAGAGCGGTCATCTTATTAGTCGCCCTCTATGTGATACTATTTGGACTAGATAACTCAATGTGGGTTTATATGTTGACTTTGTCTTATGTAAACCCCAATATGAATGAAATCCGTGTATTCTTAACATCATCCTATGCGTCACTAAGCCCAATACTCATCATTATAACTAACCCTAAACTTAAAAACAAGCTTAAATATTCATATGCAAAGAAGACTTTGCCCAAAAATGCAACGAACAATGGACTTGTGTTCTCAATAAGTAAGTCTGATAACAAGGATACAATAAGATAA